The Candidatus Berkiella aquae sequence ATTGGGTGATCGTATCCATAACAGCCTCTTCCTTGCATTCATTTTCCATTTTAGTAAAGGATTGGCTCTTTGGATAATCCTTTCTCTATTTAATGAAAGGACTGGAAATATCTCTAGACAAAAGAAAATGGATGGTGTAAAAATCTGCCCAATTTACGGCATTTTTGCTTAATTTAAGGAAGTATAATAATGAAAACTGTAACTACACTCATGTGCGTTTTACCCTTTTGCTTTTTGGTAGGTTGCGCAAACATGACCTCCGGTGAGCAAAGCGCATTAAGCGGCGGTGCATTGGGCGCTATTGGCGGTGCGGCGATTGGCGCATTATCCGGTCATGCTGGCGAAGGTGCATTAATTGGCGCAGGCGTTGGTGCGGTGAGTGGTGCCATTATTGATGAAGACCGACAACGTGGCGAAGCACAACGTCGCCAACAACAACGTCAAAACGGTAAACATCACCGTCACGAATACCATCACTACTATGATGCCAATGGTAATGAAATCGTCGAAGAAGAATACTACGCCGACTAACTCTTGATGTGGGTAGGGTCGATAAGGCCCTGCCCATAAAGACTGCATTACGCAGTTATGTCACCCGCATTGATATTCAAACCAGTTTAAACTGGGAAGAGTATACACAAGCGCCAAAAATCGACTATCAATAAAGAATGGCGCAAATTGAAATCTTTATTATCCTCCTTGGCATTATTGCCGTCGTAGGACTGCTTTCTCGTAAAGTCACCGTCCCTATTTCCCTATTGCTCGTGATCATTGGCATGTTAGTGAGTCTCGTTCCTTTTATGCCAGAGGTGCATCTCAAATCGAATATGGTGCTCGATATTATTCTCCCCTTACTGATTTATGAAATGAGCGCTGAATCTTCCTGGCGAGAAATGAAAATTAATCTACGCCCTATCATCTCGCTCTCGATAGGCCATGTCCTGTTTATTGCTATCTTGGTCGCCACACTGATACATACCTTAATCCCAGATATTGGTTGGCCGCTTGCATTCGTCTTAGGTGCCGTGGTTGCACCGCCTGATGATGTGGCCATCATGGCAATTGCAGAAAAAGCGAATATTCCACAGCGCATTCTTACCATTTTAAAAAGCGAAGCGATGTTAAATGACGCAACTGCGCTGATATTATTTCGTTTTTCTCTGGCTGCGCTCTTAACGCATGAATTCTCAGCATCCAGCGCTTTTGGTACTTTTTTATTAATTGTGCTAGGTGAAACCCTGTATGGATTAGCATTAGGGAATTTTATTGGCAAATTACGTTTAACGGTGACCGATCCCCGTCTACAGATGCTTTTTTCATTCTTGACGCCTTTTCTTGCTTATTTACCCGCAGAGCGTCTGGGAGGCTGTGGCGTATTGGCAACCGCAGTCACAGGACTTGTTATCGGGCATCGTTACTTCGATAAATTCCTACCTGAAGTACGTCTTGTCACTCACTCGGTATGGACATCCATCAGTTTTGGCTTACAAAGTATTCTATTTTTATTAGTCGGGCTGAATTTAAAATATGTGATTGACAGAGCCGATGATTTTTTCACTCACCAAAAATTATTAATCTATAGTATCGCGGTAACACTCACCGTGATGATTGGACGATTTATTTGGACTTACGGTACCACCTATTTACCACGCTTTTTTATGCCTTCTCTTCGTAAGAAAGATCCCTATCCTCCCTGGCAATATCCTTTTGTCACCTCATGGGCAGGAATGCGCGGAGCCATTTCGTTAGCCGCCGCATTTGCCATTCCACCATTAACCAACTCATTTGTTGGTGGCAATAGTCGAGATTTAATTATCCTTTTTACTTTTGCAGTCATTTGCTCAACCTTATTGATTCAAGGTTTAACCTTACCATGGATTTTAAAGCACTTAGCGATAGAACAATATCGTCAGCAAGAGCAAAAACAAGAAGAAATCGTTGAGTTGAAAGCCCTCAAAAAGATGACACAAGCAGCCATCAAATGGCTAAAAGAATACGAAGCTATCGTGAAAGAAAATCAACCTTTAGTTGCCAGTGTGCAACTGCATATTGAGCAATACAAAATGCGTAAGAAACAACTTTCTGAGCGCCTTAAAGCGCTACAAGATGATCAAGAACACGATGATATGACCGAACTCACTACCTCTGTTCATCTTGCTGTCAAACTGATTGAAGTGGAACGCAAAGAATTATCTCGTCTTTGGCATAACAATGAAATCTCTCATGCAACCCGTAATAAATTGTTACAACAATTAGATCATCGTTCTAAATATTAGTTAGAAAACACAAGTCGACTCACAAATAACGTAGGTCAAATGATACCTACCGTTTATCTGTCTTTGATTGGCGCCCACGCTTTTCTGCTATACGCTCTCATCCATCGCAAAACTTTAAAAAAAAATCACTTAAGGGGAAATGATGATGAGAAATTTAGCATCCAATGAAATAACAGCAATCAGCGGTGGTTGCGGAAACGGACACACTTTTTCAAATGTGATTAGTAATGCCGCTCTAGGTGGTTTTATGGGACTCATGTTTCCTGGCATTCCAGTCGCACTGGGTGTTACCACTTTGATTGCTAATCCGGTATTAGCAACCGGTGCATTATTTGGCGCTTATTCTTTAGCTTCCATGGGAGCCAATGCTTTAGATCATTACTTGCAAATCGCCCCCGAAGAAGTGACGGCTGTTGCAGTTGTAACGACGGTAGCGTAATACCCTTCTTTATCCTGCCTGCGTTTCATCGCAGGCAGGACAGCTAAAAAAATCCAGCATTCATTCACCAAGTATCACCTGCCGATAGCATTTAGAGTTCTTCTTTCTAAATGACAATCATGACCGATGCTGATCATAAATTGAGTAAACCGATGCGATTGCTTATCGCGACCCCAAGTTACGATGCACAAGTGCATACCGGATATGCTTTATCCCTTGTTAAAACCTATGTTCACTTTCAAAAACGCCAAGATATCGAGATTGTCCATCAGTTTCGTTTGCATGATTGTTCTATTCCCCGTGCTAGAAATCATTTTGTTGCTTACTTTTTAAGTGATCCTACTTTAACGCATTTGCTCTTTATTGATGCGGACATCAGTTGGATGCCAGAACATATTGAAAAATTATTAAGCGCTAAAAAACCGCTTATTGCTGCAACGTTTCCCATGAAAAAATATCTCTGGGAAAAATTACGAACTTCATCCGTCAAAGAACTTGTTTTAAATGACAAACTTTCACCCCAAGAATTTCAACGAAAAATCAAAGCCAATTTGGTCGATTATGCCATTGGGTTTGGTGAATCAAGAGAAGTCAATCATCATGTCATTGAAGTTAAACAGGTTGCAACCGCATTTATGTTGATTGAACGACAAGTATTGGAACAAATGCAAAAAGCGTATCCGCAAAGAAAAATAAACAATTTTACTGAACTTCCAGCAAAGGTACAAAATCATCTTTATTCATTATTTGAACAAGAAAATATCGATGGTGAATACTTATCAAGCGATTATAGCTTTTGTCGTTTATGGAGCAAAATAGGCGGAAAAGTCTATGCAGATTTAAGCATTACTTTATCACATCACGGCAGTGAAGATTTTACTGGCAATCTGATGGAAGTGAGTCAGTTTCAAACAATACCGTTTCCTCCATCCGCAAAATAACCCCGCTTAGGTTTTGAGTTTAAACTGAATACCTTGTGCTAAGGGTAACGTTTTTCCCCAATTAATCGTATTGGTTTGCCGCCTCATATAGGCTTTCCAAGCATCTGAACCTGCTTCTCGGCCACCACCGGTTTCTTTTTCACCACCAAATGCGCCACCAATTTCAGCGCCAGAGGTGCCAATATTGATATTCGCAATACCACAGTCGCTGCCTATGGCTGATAAATATTGTTCACTATGACGCAATGAATTGGTAAATAATGCCGATGAAAGCCCCTGACTCACCGCATTTTGCATGACAATAGCCTCTTCTAGAGATTGATAAGGGATCACGTACAAAATAGGCGAAAAAGTTTCTTGTTGTACAATTGGCCAAGTATTCTCGGCTTTCACTAAGGTAGGTTCAACAAAATAGCCTGGACC is a genomic window containing:
- a CDS encoding YMGG-like glycine zipper-containing protein gives rise to the protein MKTVTTLMCVLPFCFLVGCANMTSGEQSALSGGALGAIGGAAIGALSGHAGEGALIGAGVGAVSGAIIDEDRQRGEAQRRQQQRQNGKHHRHEYHHYYDANGNEIVEEEYYAD
- a CDS encoding Na+/H+ antiporter, which gives rise to MAQIEIFIILLGIIAVVGLLSRKVTVPISLLLVIIGMLVSLVPFMPEVHLKSNMVLDIILPLLIYEMSAESSWREMKINLRPIISLSIGHVLFIAILVATLIHTLIPDIGWPLAFVLGAVVAPPDDVAIMAIAEKANIPQRILTILKSEAMLNDATALILFRFSLAALLTHEFSASSAFGTFLLIVLGETLYGLALGNFIGKLRLTVTDPRLQMLFSFLTPFLAYLPAERLGGCGVLATAVTGLVIGHRYFDKFLPEVRLVTHSVWTSISFGLQSILFLLVGLNLKYVIDRADDFFTHQKLLIYSIAVTLTVMIGRFIWTYGTTYLPRFFMPSLRKKDPYPPWQYPFVTSWAGMRGAISLAAAFAIPPLTNSFVGGNSRDLIILFTFAVICSTLLIQGLTLPWILKHLAIEQYRQQEQKQEEIVELKALKKMTQAAIKWLKEYEAIVKENQPLVASVQLHIEQYKMRKKQLSERLKALQDDQEHDDMTELTTSVHLAVKLIEVERKELSRLWHNNEISHATRNKLLQQLDHRSKY